CGGCGGTGCGCACGCCCATCGCGGACTTCCCCGAGTTGGCGCTGGGGACGTCGTCCACGCACGACCAGGTGACGATCGCCGGGCTGCTCACCGGCGCCGATGCCGCCGAACTGCGACGCATCGGCAAGCGTTCCGACTGGGCGCAGATCGAGCGCAGCCGCCGCAAGCTGGCCGAGATGGCCCATATTGACCCCGCCAAGCCGGCGCACCGCATCAGCAACGCCGACATCCATGCCGCCGTGGTGGCGCGCTACCGGTTGCTGGCCCAGTCGCCCAGCCGCGTGGTGCTTGCCAGCCTCGACGACGCCGCCGCGGTGCGCGAGCGTCCCAATGTGCCCGGCACCATTGACGAATACCCCAACTGGCGTCTTGCGCTGCCCGAACCCATCGACACCCTGTTGAACGCCCCCCTCGCCCGCGATGTGGTAGCGGTGATGCGCGAGACGCGATGAGGGTTGGGGATAGGCCACTAAGTGGATGGTCTTGGCGATTAGACGCATCCAAACCATCCACTTAGTGGTCTGAATCATCCACAGGTCCACCGCCCTCCGACAATCCGAACGATCCGCAACCACACTGGGGGCATGAAGAAGCGCATCGAACCCGGCACCGACCTGCTCGTGCTTGCTGCCCGTCAGGGCGGTTGCCTCACGTGGACCCAGTGCGCAGCTCACGGGCTCACTCGGTCCGCCATCAATCGCCTGTTGGCAGCCTCTTGGACGCGCACGGCGAGCGGCATCTACTGCATCCACCCACCGGATTAGCATGGACGGGGCTGCTCGCGGTTGGGCCCGGGGCAGTTGTCGGCTCCCACGCAGCGGCTTTCCTGGACGGGTTGATCGCGCAGACACCCCAAGACGTCGTCATATGGTCCCCTGTCCGGAGCTTTCGTAAAGCACCCCATTCTGTGACGTTCCGCCGAGGGAACCGCCGTGGGCACGGATCCCCACCGCGGACCTGGCCTGAGGAGAGCGCACTTGATGCGGCCAAGGACTGCGACGCAGATGGGTACGTCGCACTCATTGCCGCTGCGCTCAGCTCCGGACGGGTCAATTCGACGCAGCTACTGGACGCGGCCCGGGCGCGTTCGCGGCAAAGGCACCGTCAGCTGATCCTCGACATGTGCATGACATTGCCGGGCGTCGAAAGCGCGCTTGAAAGCCGCTACGTCCGCAACGTCGTCAGGGATCACGGGCTGCCCGAAGGCGAGCGTCAGGTGTGGTTGGGACGCACGCGGGTCGATTGCCTGATTCCCGAATACGGCCTCATCATCGAACTCGATGGCCGCGCCCACCATGAGCACCGACGCTTCCGTGACATGGGCCGCGATAATGCCAACCTCGTCGACCGCGGGCTCGTGACCCTGCGCTACGGCTGGCACGACGTGGCAACACGCCCTTGCAGCGTCGCCCGGCAGTTGGCATCGATCCTGCACCGAAGGGGGTGGGACGGCAGCCCCCGCCCCTGTAAGCGTTGTCGCCAGCCCGGGCCCCAGCTCCACTAAGTGGATGGTTACGGTCATTAGACGCATCAAAGCCATCCACTTAGTGACACTTCGACCCCCCGCACGCTAAAGGGCCCGACCCCCACCCCGGGGATCGGACCCTTTTGGCATTCTCAGTGATGGTGCCGCGAACGGCCCATCGTCATTGCAAGTGCTGCTTCAACCCAGCCGCGCGCGGCAGCTCAAGGCCGCACGACGGCCGGGCACCTACTTGGCGTCGGCCGTGGCAGGTAGCGCGGCATTGATCGCGTCGACCGAGGCCTTCGCGTCGCCGAACAGCATCGAGGTGTTGTCCTTGAAGAACAGCGGGTTCTGCACGCCGGCATAGCCAGCGCTCATGCTGCGCTTGAACACCACAACCTGCTTGGCCTCCCACACGTGCAGCACGGGCATGCCCGAGATGGGCGAGCCGGGCTCCATGGCAGCGGGGTTCACGGTGTCATTGGCACCGATCACGAGCACCACGTCGGTGTCCTTGAAGTCGTCGTTGATCTCGTCCATTTCCATGACGATGTCGTAGGGCACATGGGCCTCTGCGAGCAGCACGTTCATGTGGCCGGGCAGGCGGCCGGCAACCGGGTGGATGCCGAAGCGCACCTCGGTGCCATTGGCCTGCAGCTTCTTGACGAGCTCGGCGACGGGGTACTGCGCCTGGGCGACGGCCATGCCGTAACCGGGGGTGATGATGACGCTCTCGGCGTCCTTCAGCATCTCGGCCACCTGCGCGGCGTCAACCTCATGGATGTCGCCCTGCGGGCCGGCGTCGGCGGTCGCGGTCTCCTGACCGAAGCCACCGAGGATCACCGACACGAAGTTGCGGTTCATGGCCTTGCACATGATGTACGACAGGATGGCGCCGGAAGCACCAACCAGGGCACCCGTGACGATCAGCACCTCGAGGCCGAGGCTGAAGCCGCTGAACGCGGCAGCCCAACCGGAGTAGCTGTTCAGCATCGAGATGACCACCGGCATGTCGGCACCACCGATGGCGGCCACCAGGTGGAAGCCGAGGGCCAGCGAGAGCACCGTCAGCAGGATGAGCGGCAGCCAGCCGCCGCCGTTCGCGAACCAGACGCCGAAGGCGATGATGGCGATGAGGCCACCCAGGTTGAGCCAGTTACGGCCCGGCAGGGTGAGCGGCGCCGACTTCATCTTGCCCGACAGCTTGCCCCAGGCGACGATCGATCCGGTGAAGGTGACAGCGCCGATGAACACGCCGATCCACATCTCATACATGTGGAAGGCGTCCGCATCGGGATGCTCGATGTAGGTGTTGATGCCGATCAGCACGGCGGCCAGGCCGACGAAGCTGTGCAGCTGGGCGACCAGCTCGGGCATGCCGGTCATTTCGACCTTGGCAGCCTTCCACAGGCCGATGGCGGCACCGATGATCATGGCGACCACCAGCAGCACCCAGGCGATTGCCTTGGTGTCGCCGTTGATCATGGAGACGACGGCAGCGATCAGCGCCAGGGCCATGCCCAGGATGCCGAACGCATTACCGCGCTTGGACGACTCGTGCTTGGACAACCCGGCCAGGGCCAGGATGAAGAGGATGCCCGAGACGATGAACGTCGAATTGATGAAGTTGTTGATGTAATCAGTTTCGAGGAGCACCATCGCCGATCAGTCCTTCCTGAACATGTTGAGCATGCGGCGGGTGACTGAGAATCCACCGAAGATGTTGATCGATGCGATGAGCACACCGAGGGCGGCGATGATCATGATCGCCGGATTGTCCTTCGGCAGCTGCAGCATGGCGCCCACGATGATGATGCCCGAGATGGCGTTGGTCACACTCATCAGTGGCGTGTGCAGGGCATGCGAGACGTTCCAGACCACGTAGTAGCCCACGACGCCGGCCAGTGCGAACACGCTGAACAGCGTGACGAACGAGGTCGGTGCGATCGTCAGCAGCGCGATGAGCACCACTGCGGTGGCCCCCACGATGCCGAACAGGAAGTACCAGGGCTTCGGGGGCTTGGGCTTGGCGGGTTCGGCTGCCGGCTTGGCGGCGGCCGCGGGCGCCGGGGTCGGGGCTGCGGAGACCTGGATCGGCGGCGGCGGGAAGGTGATCTCGCCGTCCTTCGTCACGGTCATGTTGCGCAGCACTTCGTCGTCGAAGTCGTCGACGAACTTGCCATCCTTGTCGGGGGTGGCCAGCCGGACGAGGTTCACCAGGTTGGTGCCGTACAGCTGCGATGCCTGGGTGGGCAGGCGGCTGGGCATGTCGGTGTAACCGATGATGGTCACGCCGTTGTCGGTGGTGTACTTCTCGCCGGGCTTGGTGAGCTCACAGTTGCCGCCGCCCAGCGCTGCCAGGTCGACGATCACGGAGCCGGACTTCATCGACTTCACCATGTCGGCGGTGATGAGCTTGGGGCTCGGCTTGCCGGGGATGGCCGCGGTGGTGATGATGACGTCGACCTTCTTGGCCTGCTCGGCGTACAGGTCAGCGGCGCGCTTGTTGTAGTCGTCGCTGGTCTCCTTGGCGTAGCCGTCGGAGCTGACGCCCTGCTCGGCCTCCTCGGGAGCCTTCACGTTGAGGAAGGTGGCGCCCATCGACTCCACCTGCTCGGCGGTCTCGGGACGCACGTCGGTGGCGAACACCTCGGCGCCCATCGAGTTGGCGGCGCCCAGCGCCGCCAACCCGGCGACGCCGGTGCCGATCACGAAGACCTTTGCCGGTGCCACCTTGCCTGCCGCGGTCACCTGGCCACCGAAGGTGCGTCCATAGGCGTAGGCCGCCTCGACCACAGCGCGGTAACCGGAGATGTTCGCAGTGGAGCTCAGTGCGTCCATCGACTGGGCACGGCTGATGCGGGGCACCATGTCCATGCTCATGCCGGTGACGCCGGCCTTCTGCAGGGCCTCGATGAGGCCGGGATTCTCTCGCGGATGGAGGAATGTGGCGAGCGTGGCGCCGCGGTGCATGGCACCCAGCTCCTCGACGCTCGGTTCGTTTACTGCCAGAACAATGTCACTGTCCCAGACGGTTTTCGAGTCGCCGAGCGATGCGCCCGCGGCCTCGTACTCCTCGTCCGGCAGTGAAGCCTGCTGGCCAGCACCGTGTTCAACCACCACCTCGTAACCCAGCTTGATCAGCTGGGGAACGGTCTTGGGGGTGGCAGCTACACGGCGTTCGCCGGGCAGGGACTCCCGTGGAATGCCAATTCTCATAGGGCTGAGGTTACCTGTCCCGGCGCGCGGACTTCACATCGAGGGTCCTCATGGTCGGGAGGATTCCCACAAAGCCATCGCCATGGCACGCGCACAGGCGTGTCACAGGGGTGGATGATCCCCCCTGGACGCCTCCGGGCGGGGCTCGTGGCGGTGATCGGAAGCCTTGGACGCGCCCGCGCAGGTTCGGGTCACGGCCGTGAAGGGGCTGGTCAGCAGCACTTTCGTGGCGACGCCGACTGGCTGCCCCGGAGGCTCCCCGGAAGAAATACGAAGGACCCTGTTGACTTCTGAAGGGTCCTGCGTATTGTATGTGAAGGAACCTTCGCAAAAGGCTTGGTTCAGGAGGGAGGACGCCATGGCAGCCAGGAACACCGCAGGCAGCTGGAACGGCGGGTCCGCAGGACGCGGCAACGCGGGGAACGGCGGCCACAACCGGCGCCACCGGGGTCGACCGCGCAACGACCACGGCGTCCCGAGGAATGCCTCCCGGAACCATCGTTCCGAAGGCTACGACCCCCGGGGCAACGACGTGCGGGGGAACGACTGGTGGAACGACGACCCCGACCGGTCCAATGCCTCGGCGCAGCCCTTTGGGACGGATCGTGCAGATCGTCCCGATTGGGCGGATCGTCCAGACAGGCCTGATCGGCCGGACCGTCCAGACAGGCCGGTTCGTCCGGATCGTCCAGACAGGCCAGATCGTCCAAATCGTCCAGACAGGCCAGATCGTCCCACCGGGTCGGACCTCTCCGGGCGCGCCGACCCCTCGCACGATTCCGACGACGGCGCATCCAGGGGGCAGTCGGGCAGCCAGCCCGATGTCGCCACGAATGTCACCGGCCGACTGGTCTACCTGTTCGCGCTGATGCGCCAGAGCGAGGCCCAGCTGCGTCGCGACCGCGGCGGACGCGGCGTGATGGAGGGCCAGGGTCGCGTGCTGCACATGCTGGCGCTGCACTCACCGATCGCCCAGAAGGAGCTGTCGTACCTGCTGGGCATCAGGCCGCAGTCGCTGGGTGAGCTGCTGGGCAAGCTCGAGGAATCCGGCCAGATCGCCCGGCATCCCGACCCCGACGACCGACGCGCCCAGGTGGTGGAGATCACCGCCCGGGGACGCGCCGCCGACTCCGACCGCCCCGCCGCGCCCGGTGATCCCTTCGCCGTGCTCGACCCCGACCAACAGCGGGAGTTCGTCACCCTGCTCGACCAGGTGATCGACGGCCTGGAGGCATCGATCCCCGGCGGCATCGACCGCCACCTGCAGACGATGCGCCGGGTCTGGGTGGACAACGACGGCTGGGATCCCGAGGCCGGACCCTCGTCCGGCCCCTACCAGGGACGCGGCCCGGGCTTCGGATGGCCGGGCGGACGAGGCCGCCGCCGGAACTGACCCACACAGCGCGACCAGCACCCGCTCCGGCCGCCCCATAGTCCACGACCGGATCACCCTTCGGTCGCCCGCGATGCCCCATCGAAGGGCCGCATGTCTCCCGCCGGGGAGCGTGCCCGCCCCAATGGCGTCCGCACCCCCTATCCCTCGAGCCTGAGCCCTCAGGCCCCTTCCCGGGGTTCCCCTGCCCCAAAACACCCAATTCCCAGGAGAAACCATGACTGAAACACTCGCCGTCGAGGCGCACGGACTGGTCAAGCAGTTCGGCTCGAACCGCGCCGTCGACGGAGTCGACCTGGCCATCGACCAGGGCGCCATCTACGGCGTGCTCGGCCCCAACGGTGCCGGCAAGACCACCACCATCTCGATGCTCACCACACTGCTACGTCCCGACGCCGGCAGCGCCACGATCTTCGGCCACGACGTGGAACGCCAAGCCGGCATCGTGCGCCAGCTGATCGGCGTCACCGGCCAGTACGCGTCGGTGGACGAAACCCTCACCGCCACCGAGAACCTGATGATCTTCGGGCGGTTGTTGGGCCTGTCACGGCGCCAGGCCCGCACCAAGGCCACCGAACTGCTCGAACAATTCGGCCTCACCGACGCCGCCGCGCGTCCGCTCAAGAACTTCTCGGGAGGCATGCGCCGACGCCTCGACCTGGCATCGTCGCTCATCGCCCAGCCGCCGCTGATCTTCCTCGACGAACCCACCACCGGGCTCGACCCGCGCACCCGCGGGCAGATGTGGGACACCATCCGCTCGCTGGTGGCCGGCGGCTCTACCGTGCTGCTGACCACCCAATACCTCGACGAGGCCGACCAACTGGCCAACCGCGTCGCCGTGATCGATCGTGGCCGGGTGGTGGCCGAGGACACCCCCGACGACCTCAAGCGCTCGGTGGGTTCGGCCTCGCTGATCATCACCCTGCGCGAGCCGGCCGACGCCGCCCCCACGACGGCGGTGATCGAGCGCGTGCTCGGGGTGGCCGCCTCGCGCAGCCCCGAATCGGGCCGCCTCACCATGCCGCTGACCGATCCCGACCATGTGACCGACCTGCTCAACGCGCTGCGCGCCGACAGCATCGGCCTGGTCGAGCTGAGCGTGCAGAAGCCGACCCTCGACGAGGTCTTCCTCACCCTGACCGGCCACGACACCCACAGCGCCAATCCCACCAATGGCGCTTCCGACAGCGCCGATACCACCGAATCCCCACTCACCGACGCCTCCGCGACGTCCACCAACTCTTCCGCCCGGGAGGCGAATGCAGCATGACCACACTTGTTGAGAACCCCACCGTCACCACGTCGCCGGTTGCCACCGGCCTGCACAACCGCGCAGACCTGGCCCAGACCGTGCGCAATTCACTGACCATGGCCTACCGCGGCCTGCTCAAGATCCGGCACAACCCCGAACAGCTCGTGGACGTGCTGGTGCAGCCGATCCTGTTCACCCTGATGTTCGCCTATCTGTTCGGCGGCGCGATCGCCGGCAATGTGGCGTCGTACCTGCCCGCCCTGATCCCCGGGATCCTGGTGCAGACCGTGATCACCACCTCGATGGTCACCGGCACCCAGCTACGCGAGGACATGGACAAGGGAGTGTTCGATCGCTTCCGTTCCCTGCCGATCGCCCGCATCGCACCTCTGGCCGGCGCGCTGCTGGCCGACACCATCCGCTATGCCATCGCGACCACGCTCACCTTCGCGATGGGCTATCTTCTGGGCCTGCGCCCGGCCGGCGGACTGGGCCGCGTGGTGGTCGCCGGGCTGCTCGTGATGGCCTGCGCCTGGGCGATCAGCTGGATCTTCGCGCTGCTCGGCGTCGTGGCCCGCACCGCGGCCAGCGTGCAGGGATTCGGCATGATCGTGCTGTTCCCGCTCACCTTCCTGTCCAACGCCTATGTGCCGGTGGACACGCTGCCGGCCGCCCTGAAGTGGTTCGCCAACGTCAACCCGCTGTCGCACCTGATCACCGCGGTGCGCGAGCTCATCAACCAGTCGACGATCAGCGGCGAGTTCTGGCTGACGCTGCTCGGCGCCGCCGTCATCGTGGCGATCTTCGCGCCGCTCACCGTGCGGGCCTATATGCGCCGCGCCTGAGGACGCTGCGCCCGCCGGTCGATCGGCGGGCGCCATCCCCTCCGGGGGCTATGAGCCCTCGACGGGGCCACTGGCGGAACCGGCCCGATCGGGCCTTAAGTGGCGGGTTTCGATGCGTCTAATCACCACAACCATCCACTGAGTGACGAACCCGGCCAGACCGGACGCCACGAACATGCCATCCGGGCCAGGACGCGTCCGGCAAGAAACCCCACTAACTGGACACCTGTGCGGCGTCATTCCCGCACAACTGCCCACTCAGTGAGGGTTCGGGTTACTGCACCCGGCTTCGGCCAGCCCCTTGGCCCAATCCTCAGGCCGCAAACGTCTCGGCCCCGGACGCTCCAACCTCCTGCTCATCGGCGTCGGTCAGTGGCGTCTCGAGGTCCTCCCCGGGAACGACGGCCGGCACGGTGCGCGCGCCCAGCAGCGGCTCGAGCCACACCGCGTCGCCCTCCAGGATGCCGCTGGTCTTGTGCACGGTGCGGGTGAGCTGCACCGTCACCTCCGGCTGGCCCGGCTCGGTGGGACGCACCGTGAGGCGCACCTCGAAGCCGATGCGCTGCACCCGCTCGAGGATGCCGGGGATGGCACCGGGACGCGGCTCGGCGTGCACCCGGATGTCATGGGGACGGATCAGCTGGCCGTCCAGGGTGGTGGTGTCGCCGAGGAAGCCCATCACGAAGCGGTTGGCGGGCTCGTCGTACAGCTCCTCGGGCGCGCCGATCTGCTCGATGCGTCCGCGGTTGATCACCACCACCGACTGCGCCAGCTCCAGCGCCTCCTCCTGGTCGTGGGTGACGAACACGGTGGTCACCTGCATCTGCTCGTGCAGGCGGGCCAACCATTCGCGCAGCTCCTTGCGCACCTTGGCGTCCAGGGCGCCGAAGGGCTCGTCGAGCAGCAGCACCTTGGGACGCACCGCCAGGGCCCGGGCCAGCGCCATCCGCTGGCGTTGGCCGCCCGACAGCTGCGCGGGCAGGCGGTCGGCGAACTGGCTCAGGTGCACCAGCCCCAGCAACTCATCGACGCGCTCGGCGATCTCGTCCTTGGGGCGCTTGCGCACGGTCAGGCCGAAGCCGACGTTCTTGGCCACGCTCATGTGCTTGAACGCCGCATAGTGCTGGAAGACGAAGCCGATGTCGCGCTTGCGGGCGGGCACCGTGGTGGTGTCGGTGCCCCCGATCACCACCGTGCCGGTGTCGGCCTTCTCGAGCCCGGCGATGATGCGCAGCAGCGTCGACTTGCCGCCGCCGGACGGCCCGAGCAGCGCGGTGATCTCGCCGGTGGGAATGGTCAGGTTGATGTCAGTCAGGGCCGCGAAGTCGCCGAACGACTTGTTGAGGCCCTCGATTTCGATGCTCATTTTGCGGTCTCCTTGGGACGAAGGATCGAGACGACGATGATCGAGATCACGGTCGCCAGGGTGAGCAGCAGGGCCACCGTGTAGGCCGTCTGCTGGTCGAAGTTCTGATAGGTCTCCTCCACGGCGAGCGTGGCGGTCTGGGTGAGCTGCGAGACATTGCCCGAGACCACCTTCACGGCGCCGAACTCGCCCAGCGAGCGGGCCAGCGACAGCACGACGCCATAGACGACGGCCCACTTGATGCCGGGCAGGGTGATGCGCCAGAACGCCTGCCAGCCGCTGGCGCCCAGCGAGTTGGCGGCCTGTTCCTGGTCGTCGCCGATCTCCTGCAGCACCGGGACGAGCTCGCGGATCATCAGTGGCAGTGACACGAAGACGGTGGCGAGCACCATGCCGGGGGTGGCGAAGATGATGCGGTAGCCGGCATGGAACAGGGCCCCGCCCAGGGCGGCGTCCTTGGCGTACACAAGGGTGAGCGCCAGGCCGACGACCACCGGCGACACCGACATCGGCAGGTCGACGAGCAGCGACAGGATGCGTCGTCCGGGGAAGCGGTAGCGCACCAGCAGCAGCGAGATGCCCACACCGAACACCAGGTTGATCACCACCGCGATGCCGGCGACGATCGCGGTGAGGCGCAGCGCCGAGGTCACCTGGGGGCTCGACAGGGTCTGTGCCACCACGCCGAAGCCCGACGAGAAGGTGTTGCGCACCACCAGGGCCACCGGCCAGGCGACCAGCAGCGTCAGATAGGCGATGGCGAACAGTCGTAGGCCCCATTTCACGGGGCGGGGTTCACGAATCACGACGGGCCGCCTTCCTGCGGATCACATCGAGCCCGAAGATCGCGAGGGCCGCGATGATGAGCATTCCGGTGGCCAGCGCCGACGCGGAGACCAGGTCGCCATTCTCGATATGGCTGAGCACGCGCACGCTGACCACCTCGGTGCGGTTGGGCAGGTTGCCCGACAGCAGCACCAGCGAGCCGTACTCGGAGATGCCGCGGGCGAAGGACAGCGCGGCACCCGAGGTGATGGCCGGCACCAGGGACGGCAGCACCACCTTGACGAAGATCGTCGGCTGGCTGGCGCCGAGCAGGCCGGCCGCCTCCTCGACGTCGGTGTCCAGTTCCTCGAGCACCGGCTGCACCGCCCGCACCACGAAGGGCAGGGTGACGAAGGCGAGCGCGAACACCACCGCCCAGCGGGTGTTGGCGATGTCGATGCCCAGCGGCGAGCCGTCGCCGTACAGCGACAGCAGCACCAGGCCGGCGACCACGGTGGGCAGCGCGAAGGGGATGTCGATCACCACGTCGAGCACCGAGCGTCCCCAGAAGCGGTCGCGCACCAGCACCCAGGCGATCAGCGTGCCCACCACCACGTTCAGGGCGGTGACCAGCAGCGAGATGCCGGAGGTGAGCAGGATGGCGTTGAGGGTCTGCTTGTTGGTCAGCGCCGCGACGAACGGTCCGACGCCTCCGCTGGCGGCCGTGCCGACCACTGCGGCGAGCGGGATGAGCACCAGCAGGCTGAACCACAGCACCGCCACGCCCAGGCCGATGCCCGACGAGCCGGTGAGGGCGCGACGCCCCGACTTCGATTCCCCTCCGTTGCCCTTCCCGCCGCCGGAGCGGCGCAGGCGGGAGCGCAGGGCGTCCCAGACGGCACCCAGCAGGGCGCGCGAGGCGGGTGTCTCGCCGGCGTCGGTGCGTGCGGGACGCGTGGCGCGGGCGGGGATCTCCGTGGCCCCGGCGATGCCGGTGACCCCCGAGATCACGGTGTCGGAGGCCGGCAGGCCGAGGCCCAGCTGACCCACACTGTGTTGGCTCATGAGCTGGCCACCTTGCTGAGGAGTTTGGTGATCAGGCCACCGTCTGCGAAGAACTTCTTGTTGACCTTTGACCAGCCGCCGAAGTCCTTGTCGATCGTCAGCAGGCGGTCCGGCGTCGGATAGGGATTGCCCGGGTCATTGGCGCCCACCACCTGGGCGGGCACCGCACCGGCGAGCGGACGGAAACCGAAGCCGGCGAGCACGCCCTGACCCCGCTCGGAGTGGGCGAAGTCCAGCCAGGACGCCGCCGAGGCGCTCTGGGCATTGGTGAGCACGGCGCCCGGGTTCTCGATGGTCAGGGTGTCGTCGGGAACGATGTAGTCGAACACGCCGGGGTTCTTGTGCCGGGCCAGGATGGCCTCGTTCTCATAGGAGATGAGCACATCGGCATTGCCCGAGGTGAACGCGGTGGTGGCGTCGCGGCCGCTGCCGGGCAGCGAGACGGTGTTGCCGAGCACCTTGCCCAGGAAGTCCTCGGCCTGGTCGTCGTGCTTGCCGTCGGCGCCGATGTGGGCCCAGGCGGCCAGGATGTTCCAGCGCGCCGACCCCGATGAGCTCGGATTGGGGGTGACCACCTTCACGTCGGGGCGGGCCAGGTCGTCCCAGCCGGTGATGCCCAGCGGATTGCCGGGACGCACCACCAGCACCACCACCGACTTGGTGACGATGCCGTTGTGGGCGCCCTTCTTCCAGTCCTGGGAGACCAGGCCCTTGTCGACCAGGCGGGTCATGTCCGACGACAGCGAGAAGTGCACGAAGTCGGCGGGCAGTCCGTTGGCGACATTGCGGCTCTGCTCACCCGACGCACCGAAGGAGGTCTGCACCTTCACCCCGGAGCCGCCCGGGGTGGTGCCCCATTCTGCGGCCAGGCCGAGGTCGGCCTCCGAGAGCACGGCGAAGCCGACGATGGTCAGCTGGCCGGCGCGCGTGCCGGCCGAGGCGATGTTGGAGCAGCCCGCGAGCGCCGAGGCGCCGAGTGCGGAGGCACCCACCACGGCGCTGACGCCGAGCAGGAAGCGCCGCCGGCTCACCGGACGGGGTCCGGGGCTACCGGATGCGTGCGCAGCACCCCGGGGCACTGCGGTGGGGAATCGTGAGGTCATTGATCGGGGGTCTCTCGTTGGTGGTGGCCGGATGGTCAGCCGCCATCACCCGCAGCCGGAAGCCGCGCAGCCCGATCAAGTGGTGGGAAACCCAGTGGTGGGTCCGGAGCTGGTTCCTGTCGTATCCCAGAGCATGGGATCGTGCGACATGGGGATGTTGGTCACATGGTTGCGCCACTCCCCGGGGGCCCTCGGCCTCGCCTGATCGGGTGCGCCAACCGGTTTGGACGGGGTCAGCGGCACACGGGGCACAGACAACAACACAGCGCGCGGCGCATCGACGGCGCCTGCCTCTGCCGTGTGATCATGACCGGAACTATAGGTCACACAATGGGTGGTTCTTGCAATCCAGGAGACACATTGGTGCCAATTCGCCCCCGCCGACACCGGGTGGCCCCTCACCTCTGGCCCACCCTTGACGCGGGTATTCCCCCTAGTCACAGCCATGTTCGTGACGTCCGGACGGCCGTTTCGACAATGCCTCGAATTAACCCGGATTTCACTCGGCGGCCGTCTCACACCCGGATACCCGGCCATTGTGGACACCGTGATTGCCGGCCTTGAATGCTCTGCTATTGTGGCGCCATGCTTACCGGAACCCATCCCACGATGCGTCGGGCCGTTGCCCTGCGCAGTGGGCTCGTGGCTTCCGATGTGTGTTGTCGGCTCGCCTGATCGCGCGCCCAGCACTTTCTCTCTCCCCTTTTCGCCGGGCTCGTGTGCCTGACGACTCCTGTGTATTGGTGTGCGCTGGCATACGTGGCTCCTGATCAAGGACATCAATCCGATGACAGCATCGAAACCCTCCCCCCGTTCCCGCAAGGACGCCGCCGCCACGGCGAAGGCAAGCACCGACCAGGCAGCCGCCGGTCCCGCGCAGTCGCCCGCCACGACCCCCGCGCCCCCGGCACGCAAGCCGTCGCTGAAGAAGGCCAACAAGCGTCCCGAGGGCCAGTGGGCCGTCGACGGCCAAGAGCCGCTCAACGCCAACGAGGTGGTCAAGGCCGCCGATGACGGGCTCCACGTGCGTCCCCGCATCATCGACATCTACTCCAAGACCGGCTTCGATTCGATCCCCGAGGACGACCTGCAGACGCGTTTCCGCTGGTGGGGCCTGTACACGCAGCGCAAGCCGGGCCTGGACGGCACCGCCAACGCCACGATGAGCGACACCGAGCGTTCCGACAAGTACTTCCTGCAGCGCATCCGCATCGACGGCATGCCGCTGAGCATCCAGCGGCTGCGCGTGCTGGCGTCGATCTCCACCGACTTCGGACGCGACACCGCCGACATCACCGACCGGCAGAACCTGCAGGTGCACTGGATCGACGTGGCCGACCTGCCCGAGATCTGGCGTCGGCTCGAATCGGTGGGCCTCAACACCGTGCACACCGCCGGTGACGCGCCCCGCGCCTTCACCGCCTCCCCGGTGGCCGGCGTCTCGGCC
The window above is part of the Propionibacterium freudenreichii subsp. freudenreichii genome. Proteins encoded here:
- a CDS encoding type IV toxin-antitoxin system AbiEi family antitoxin domain-containing protein, with the protein product MKKRIEPGTDLLVLAARQGGCLTWTQCAAHGLTRSAINRLLAASWTRTASGIYCIHPPD
- a CDS encoding endonuclease domain-containing protein — its product is MCMTLPGVESALESRYVRNVVRDHGLPEGERQVWLGRTRVDCLIPEYGLIIELDGRAHHEHRRFRDMGRDNANLVDRGLVTLRYGWHDVATRPCSVARQLASILHRRGWDGSPRPCKRCRQPGPQLH
- the pntB gene encoding Re/Si-specific NAD(P)(+) transhydrogenase subunit beta → MVLLETDYINNFINSTFIVSGILFILALAGLSKHESSKRGNAFGILGMALALIAAVVSMINGDTKAIAWVLLVVAMIIGAAIGLWKAAKVEMTGMPELVAQLHSFVGLAAVLIGINTYIEHPDADAFHMYEMWIGVFIGAVTFTGSIVAWGKLSGKMKSAPLTLPGRNWLNLGGLIAIIAFGVWFANGGGWLPLILLTVLSLALGFHLVAAIGGADMPVVISMLNSYSGWAAAFSGFSLGLEVLIVTGALVGASGAILSYIMCKAMNRNFVSVILGGFGQETATADAGPQGDIHEVDAAQVAEMLKDAESVIITPGYGMAVAQAQYPVAELVKKLQANGTEVRFGIHPVAGRLPGHMNVLLAEAHVPYDIVMEMDEINDDFKDTDVVLVIGANDTVNPAAMEPGSPISGMPVLHVWEAKQVVVFKRSMSAGYAGVQNPLFFKDNTSMLFGDAKASVDAINAALPATADAK
- a CDS encoding Re/Si-specific NAD(P)(+) transhydrogenase subunit alpha, encoding MRIGIPRESLPGERRVAATPKTVPQLIKLGYEVVVEHGAGQQASLPDEEYEAAGASLGDSKTVWDSDIVLAVNEPSVEELGAMHRGATLATFLHPRENPGLIEALQKAGVTGMSMDMVPRISRAQSMDALSSTANISGYRAVVEAAYAYGRTFGGQVTAAGKVAPAKVFVIGTGVAGLAALGAANSMGAEVFATDVRPETAEQVESMGATFLNVKAPEEAEQGVSSDGYAKETSDDYNKRAADLYAEQAKKVDVIITTAAIPGKPSPKLITADMVKSMKSGSVIVDLAALGGGNCELTKPGEKYTTDNGVTIIGYTDMPSRLPTQASQLYGTNLVNLVRLATPDKDGKFVDDFDDEVLRNMTVTKDGEITFPPPPIQVSAAPTPAPAAAAKPAAEPAKPKPPKPWYFLFGIVGATAVVLIALLTIAPTSFVTLFSVFALAGVVGYYVVWNVSHALHTPLMSVTNAISGIIIVGAMLQLPKDNPAIMIIAALGVLIASINIFGGFSVTRRMLNMFRKD
- a CDS encoding MarR family winged helix-turn-helix transcriptional regulator, translated to MRQSEAQLRRDRGGRGVMEGQGRVLHMLALHSPIAQKELSYLLGIRPQSLGELLGKLEESGQIARHPDPDDRRAQVVEITARGRAADSDRPAAPGDPFAVLDPDQQREFVTLLDQVIDGLEASIPGGIDRHLQTMRRVWVDNDGWDPEAGPSSGPYQGRGPGFGWPGGRGRRRN
- a CDS encoding daunorubicin resistance protein DrrA family ABC transporter ATP-binding protein, which encodes MTETLAVEAHGLVKQFGSNRAVDGVDLAIDQGAIYGVLGPNGAGKTTTISMLTTLLRPDAGSATIFGHDVERQAGIVRQLIGVTGQYASVDETLTATENLMIFGRLLGLSRRQARTKATELLEQFGLTDAAARPLKNFSGGMRRRLDLASSLIAQPPLIFLDEPTTGLDPRTRGQMWDTIRSLVAGGSTVLLTTQYLDEADQLANRVAVIDRGRVVAEDTPDDLKRSVGSASLIITLREPADAAPTTAVIERVLGVAASRSPESGRLTMPLTDPDHVTDLLNALRADSIGLVELSVQKPTLDEVFLTLTGHDTHSANPTNGASDSADTTESPLTDASATSTNSSAREANAA